TGATTCCGATCGTTTTGGTTCAAACCGCCTTCTGCATTTGTACCTCGTTTCACAGGGCTGTATGCAGACCTGCGTTTTTTGATCACGAATCTGTACGTAGGTGGGCATAGAACAGTGCGTCCATCGTTTTCTCTAGTCACGGTGACCCTCTTCGACAAGTGCGCTTTCTGCTGCACCACGAACTTCACACACAGCGGCCGAGATATAGCGACCCAAAAACTCTCCTTTCTagaagcaggaaagacaggatgtgctgcagcagcagatTTTTCTCCCCGTTTCTAGCGTCGCGCACTGCTCCTTCAGAAGAGCAGCTTCTGCTCTGTCGCCACGCCTCGCCTCAGGCGCGACACTTGAGTATACAGGGCCCCTAGCAGTGAGAGTGATACATGGCATCCTCTTCAGACTGAACGCCTTTTCCGTTTCGCACCCCAGAAAGGCACCACACGGAATGCAGATTCCCTGGCGTCGCTGACGACCTTCCCGTAACAGACCCAAAACCCAGTCAGCCCTCGCGGTACGAGCAAGATCGAGTGGCGCACAACTCAGCGCCCACTGACTATGCCTGACTATAAGCTACCGTACCAGAACGGGTGAGGCGTCTCTGGCTTTTCGATGGCAGCGATTTCCATCCCATTAGAAGTCAGTTGCGGTGTTCTGTTCGAAGATCGTTTGTTGAAGAGCCCGGTATTTCGTCCCTGGACATGCCGTTTTGCTTGCCCACGGCAACGTGAACTTCGCCTGCAAACTTTATCACGACATCCCGGCGTTTTGCGCTTCCTTTTCACGCGTGTGctgccgtctcttctcggcgcCACAGACTTGGACCAAAAAGCTGCGAGGCGGACTCGACAGGCCGCAAAAACTCTACGCGGAGCAACCTTGGGGTAGGCGGCAAGCTCCACTGTTCAGCAGACGCAAACACACGAGTTTTCATCGGCGCAAATCCCGCAGTTGGGAGCCTGGGAGTTTGGGGTCCGCGATTTCGATTGATGTGGACACTCCGGTCACGTCTCGTTGCGTCGGATCCTGATGTCGCATTCGCGCTTCGCGATTTGTCGCTGGTCCGCCGTCGCTTCTCACCTGGTGTGTTTCTGGTGGTCAGCATTTCCccctttgcttttttctgtgtcgagATCGAGCGTTTTCCCACAAAAATCAAGCTGAGAACTTCCCCGACAGTTTGCCACGCGACAGACTCAGGTAGCCGCAACTTGAGCTCGCCGTGTGACGAGCTGAATGTACACTCGAGCATGTGACTCTTTCACGGTTCGCGGTCGTTTGCGTGGCTGTGTACGCCTTCaccctttttctttcgcagtCCTTTCCCGCGCGGCTTCTCACCACTGAAGCTTACTGATCTTGCCTTATCGCACTTTCacgccgttcttctctcccgcgggGAGTCCGTTTCTGTGCGCGGTTTTCTTTGCGTCTGTTGACCAAGTGAAAAGGGAATGCAGTGCgtgctcctctttcttttttctcgcgactCGTGTTTCTCCTGGTTACTTTCTCCAGTCCGCAGATCCGCGGAGCCCTCATCTGTCGTTGCTTGAGTTTGGAGCCGCCAGAGCTTCAAAAAGAtaagcagctgcttctgtctgtgtgtgtgtcgtcTTTCGCCCTGGCATGCCcccgtgtgtgtctgtcagTTAAACAATTTTTTCCAGACGCTTTCTGAACCGCGCTTAAGGGTGCTCATATCGCTGGCCGTGAAGGAGGGAAACTATTTCTTAGGCTACGTACTCTTTCCTGTGCATTTTTTCAGCCTCGGGAGTCCAACCGGGTCACATACATCGCTGGAAGAGTTGGCGTCGAGAAACACCAAGAAGCGCAGAATCGATCGCCGGGACGGCAGAAAGCAATCGTCAGTGCgcgagacagggaaaagaCACAACGACAATGGCTGACGCCTTTGCAGTTCTGCGTTCAAGGGCTGGTGAAGTCGCCTTCCTTCAGCAGTGCCGCAACCAACTGTTCCttccctcgctgtctccctcacgcgtctctcgtcctgTAGAGCAAGGACCTGCGaactctcgcttctctcgtctctctgcagttgcATGTGAAACACCCGGGAGCGCCGGAGAGACAATGCGCGCCGTCGAAGCTTGCGGACCTCGAGACAAGATCTCCACCGGACAAAAGGAAGCATATTCTGAAGAACTGCCGCGCCGTCACCTGCGCAGACAAGTTGTTTCGTCGCAGGTGTCTCTGGAGGATCCCGCGCTGGGCTCGGCTTCGTCCTCGTGTTCAGACCTCTCCTTCAGACAAAAAGAGTCGACGagcagtttcttctgcttcgcttcgGTCGTCTCCCCTCTTGTCTCGGCCGTCTGTTAAGACAAGAGGGAGTTGCCGACCGGCAggcctctctttttcctcatcTACACTCTTGCCCTCTATCCTTCGAATTGCAAGTCTCGTGTCGGTCCTTGCATTtgctttttcgcctctgtcgctctcgtcgCAGGCGGTCTGCCGTCTCCGACCCCGACTCTGTACGACCGATTCCTTCGCCTCGGTTCTCCCAAGGAGAGTCTGGCGTCCagctccttttctctcgcttcgtttccgtctcctccacaGGGATCCGAGCCTGCAGCGTTTCGAAGCGCGTGGTGCCACAGGGCTGCGTTCGAGTGGCTGAACCATCCAGACGAGAGGACGACCTTTTCGCGCCTTCGCAGTTGACGGACTGCGCATGTTCCACAGGGCAGACCCCAGAAAGACTGCTCTGTGCTTTCTCATCGGCAAGTGACTGCCTGCCTGCGCGTCGCCAGTCGCGCTCGAGTTCCTTCTGGAGACACCATGGCGACTCGAATCTTCACTTCCAGTGCGGTACATACAGCCCGTCGGGTGCAGTGCACCAAGACGAggtctcgctctcgtcgctcttccttctcttcgccttgcCTTGCCTCGAAGACTGGCGCCAGTTTCTTTCCGTGGAGCCTCCCTCACTCGTTTGCTCGCCCAACGTCTTCCACGCGACCTccgcctccgccttcgtTTCCAACCACACCTTCCGGAACGGACTCTCCGGGCGAACCTCGGAGCTCGTGGTGTACCTTTCAAATGCATGCGAAACCTTGCGCGTATCCGTCTTTGCTCtcggcgcctcttctctctgcgcgtctGCGGCGATCCGTCACGCGTTCCTGTCTGAAGGCCCTGGCGACGACGTCGCTGTGCCCCCCTCTGAGGGAGATCAAGGCGTCCGCTGCATCCGCTGCATCCGCTGCATCCGCTGCTCGGCCCACCACTCTCCCTTTCGCATCTCCCTCGTCGACTCATGCGCCCTGCCCGAcgctcctcctctcgccttcctgcaATCTCCTccttgcgtcttctccgtgccctctcctcccctctccttgtgcgactgcttcctctcctccacctgctgcctctcctccacctgctgcctctcctccacctgctgcctctgctgcctctgcttcctctcctccacctgcttcctctcctccacctgcttcctctgcttcctctgcttcctctcctccacctgcttcctctgcttcctctgcttcctctcctcccgctgttggcgctgcttctgcgccGTCGTCTGCGGAGACGCTGAAGGGCCCGCTGACATGGGAGGAATGGTGGCATGTGTTTGGTTTCTGCGCGTTGCCCATGGTAGCGTTTGGGGTGATGGACCAGTTCATCATGATTCGTTTGGGAGAGTTCGTCGACGCGACTCTGGGCGTGACGTTCGGCCTGGCGACGCTTTCGGCGGCCGCAGTCGGGCAGCTGTGCAGCGACACCGCAGGCGTCGTGTTTGGGAGCACAATTGAATCCGTCGCGCAGAGAGTGGGCGTCACCACCCCCCCGTTCGACATCTACAGCAAGCGGGCGCCGTCCTCGACGCAGGTAGTACGGACGCTCGGCGCAGCGTGTGGAGTTGCGTTCGGCTGTCTCTTGGGGATGAGTCAGCTGCTGTTCATGGACTTGGATCGCTcggagagactgaagaagcagcagcgactCGACGCGATCTTCCAGATGGTCGTCCAAGACTGCCCCCAGCTGCTTGGCTGTGAGCGAGCAACGCTGTTCGTCTACGACAAGACTCGAAACGAGGTATGGTCGAAGGCGATCTTCGGCCTCGAACATGCGACGCGAATCGACAAGAACGCACAGGAAAAGTCTCTGACGACGTGGATCCTCGAACACAAGCAACTGGTGAACTGTCCAGACGCCCGCAGCGACCCGCGCTTCAATCCGCAGTTCGACGAAAAACACAAGGCATGCACCAGGTCGATTCTCGCCGCACCGGTCTTCGGCAAAGACGGAGACGTCATCGCCGTCTTGACATGCTTCAACAAACagaggaaggggaaagaagacgaacggaaagaagacgaacggagagaagaggggagagagagaccggagagaagaggggagcaACGGCCGCAGGAAGTACCGGCGGTGCAGAAGCAAGCGAAGAGTCGTGGAGAAACTGAAGACGCACTCGCGTTCACGgtggaggacgagaaagTGATTCGTCTCTTGAGCAAGAACCTCGCGTTGTTCATGGACACGTTCGACTACGGGGCAACTGAAGATCAGAAGGTGATTGCCCTTCCTTtccagggagaagaagactctgCTCTCGCAGCTCGCGCTGGGCCTTCTGCCGACGCGGTGCCGGCCGAGGCTGCAGCTGGGACTCCGCAAGGAAATGCACGTtcggaagagcagaaaggcgaagccTCCGCGAAACAGGGGGGGGGactggagacacagaagctgcaggctgaagaagaagcagaggaccaaacgaggaaggagaagaaagaaaagagagaggaagaagagaaacgcaaggTGGTGAAGGAGAAGTCCGCAGTATCGGGCGAGGCCCTACTGAGGGCAAAACTGCTTTCTTGGTTCACTCGGAAACAGCCGGAGAAACCAAGTACTGAGGAAGCTGCACAGTCAGCGGACGCAGGGAAAACGGAGTCCGCGGCAACGAACTCGACGCGCGAAGAGGCTGTTCTCATCTCGCGCTTCGACTTGCCACTGTTGGGCGCGCCTGTCCCCGAACCCaaagaagaactggagaaacCGAAAAACCTGTTTTGGTGGACtgggaaacgcgagaagaagccccAAGAACCGAGTGTCTAGACAGCGGAACCTCGACGACATACtcgaaaaacgcaaacacGACTCTGTTGCTTTCCGAGCTCTGTTGTTAGAGACTTGCATCTCGTCTCTAGCTAAGGAGTGAGGAAGAGTTactgtcgcttctttctcccatTCTGTTAGAGTTGCTGTCTCGTATGGGGTGTGCTTTTCCCTTTGGCTTTTCTTTGGGCAAGAACGACGTGCGTCGCAAGGTCGCTCTCCGTCGCTacaagagagcgaagcagcgacTTCCTCGGATGCAGAGAAACTCCAGAAAACAAGTTCCACAAATggggaggagagcgaaaagtggatgaagaaagaagggaagagcgTAACTAACGAAtgaaaaggaggaaggagggaaAACTCAAAGGAGAAGGCATAAACgaaagaagcggaaagaACACGATGACgggaagaaaggcagcgCTAGGAGATGTGACAAGCGCATGCTCTTCTTTGTGATATAGAAAGgcagctgtatgtacaccgcatCGCCGCTTTAACTCTCGGGCGCCGTGCTCTCTGCATATTCGGCTTTTCTCTTGCTTGTCTATCGTCCTCTTTGCGGAGATTTTTCGCCGCAGTTTCTCTCGGTTTTCGCAACTCAACTAGGGAATGAGTGAGGCCATCCAAGTTGTGGCGCTCCGATTTTATTGgattgctgcatgcgttttcgcCGAGACTCTTGCTCTCGGTACCAATCGAGAGGACCTATTCAGGAAATTGCTCTGCTGCTTTTCAGTGGTCCTCGCAGTGTGTTAGCTGGCCTTCATTTGCCCTCGAGAGACGGGTGCTTCCTCTTGCTCAGAAAGGGAACAGGGCCTAGAGAAAAATGTTTTGCGACGCAGTTCTTTTCACTTTGCATGAAAACGGAACGAAAAAACTCTTCTGTGCGCGGATGACGGGGGAAAGTTTCGAAAGAAGCATCTCCGATCAAAGAACTCTGCAGTCGCTCAAGCCGaacaaacgcagagacgcttcTTGTTGATGTGCATGCTCATATACGTCTACTTTCCACATGTCTATATTTGTACATAACTCTATATGTGAATATATGAAGCTCTACATATGCCTCGGTATATGCATTCTATCTGTACCGCTTTATGTGCGTGCTTGCGTACTCATATCGCTATATTTGAATGCATctgaatacatatatatatatatatatgcatgcatgtatgtatatgtataagcATTTGTACACACAGacgcacgcatgcatgcaagcatacctgtgtgtgtctgtgtttgtctttttttctgtatGTGTGCGTAGGAGATGCACTTACGTGTGCGTATCTCTGTTCGTACAGATACCTGCATGcactgtatatatatatatatatatatatatggaacTGGAAATGAACGTTTGTATATTTGTAGGCGTAGAGGTTTGCGATGCAGGAGGGTTGTTCCTTTTGTCTAAGAACATGCTGGTCTCTCTGAGTCGActcgcgtttcgtctgtgcCGCTCCACGAACTCGCTGCTGAGAGAGACTTGTTGGGGAATCCCTTTGATGGACCGTGGAGTTCTCTTAACGTCCTGACCTACTTCGTACTGACTCGAATACCTGCGGTCGTGGTGTCTCTGCACGGCGCGCGCCGCtggtctctgcagcttcgcGTCCACGGCTTTGTCGAATTTTCAGGCGGTCGACGGAAAGAGCGCAAAAGAGGAAAGGTATTTGTTTATATGCGTgaatctatctatctattgcatatatatatatatatatatatatatatatatatatatatatgcacacatgCGTGTCGAGCTATTTGCATGCGTACAAACGTCTTTTCGTGCAACTGCGGATAGAGAACCGTACGTAGGATGTGGACTTCAAGGCATTGACTGGGTCCTTCGGGAGGCTCCAGAGAGCTGTGCGTCGATCGTGTAGTCTTTATACAGGCTTGTCGCGGCGGACTGGGCAGCAAGGGATT
This Toxoplasma gondii ME49 chromosome VIII, whole genome shotgun sequence DNA region includes the following protein-coding sequences:
- a CDS encoding hypothetical protein (encoded by transcript TGME49_270805), encoding MWTLRSRLVASDPDVAFALRDLSLVRRRFSPGVFLVVSISPFAFFCVEIERFPTKIKLRTSPTVCHATDSASGVQPGHIHRWKSWRRETPRSAESIAGTAESNRQCARQGKDTTTMADAFAVLRSRAGEVAFLQQCRNQLFLPSLSPSRVSRPVEQGPANSRFSRLSAVACETPGSAGETMRAVEACGPRDKISTGQKEAYSEELPRRHLRRQVVSSQVSLEDPALGSASSSCSDLSFRQKESTSSFFCFASVVSPLVSAVC
- a CDS encoding GAF domain-containing protein (encoded by transcript TGME49_270800) produces the protein MATRIFTSSAVHTARRVQCTKTRSRSRRSSFSSPCLASKTGASFFPWSLPHSFARPTSSTRPPPPPSFPTTPSGTDSPGEPRSSWCTFQMHAKPCAYPSLLSAPLLSARLRRSVTRSCLKALATTSLCPPLREIKASAASAASAASAARPTTLPFASPSSTHAPCPTLLLSPSCNLLLASSPCPLLPSPCATASSPPPAASPPPAASPPPAASAASASSPPPASSPPPASSASSASSPPPASSASSASSPPAVGAASAPSSAETLKGPLTWEEWWHVFGFCALPMVAFGVMDQFIMIRLGEFVDATLGVTFGLATLSAAAVGQLCSDTAGVVFGSTIESVAQRVGVTTPPFDIYSKRAPSSTQVVRTLGAACGVAFGCLLGMSQLLFMDLDRSERLKKQQRLDAIFQMVVQDCPQLLGCERATLFVYDKTRNEVWSKAIFGLEHATRIDKNAQEKSLTTWILEHKQLVNCPDARSDPRFNPQFDEKHKACTRSILAAPVFGKDGDVIAVLTCFNKQRKGKEDERKEDERREEGRERPERRGEQRPQEVPAVQKQAKSRGETEDALAFTVEDEKVIRLLSKNLALFMDTFDYGATEDQKVIALPFQGEEDSALAARAGPSADAVPAEAAAGTPQGNARSEEQKGEASAKQGGGLETQKLQAEEEAEDQTRKEKKEKREEEEKRKVVKEKSAVSGEALLRAKLLSWFTRKQPEKPSTEEAAQSADAGKTESAATNSTREEAVLISRFDLPLLGAPVPEPKEELEKPKNLFWWTGKREKKPQEPSV